A region of Candidatus Brocadiaceae bacterium DNA encodes the following proteins:
- a CDS encoding OsmC family peroxiredoxin — MAQKRYVYRTMVAWDRGVRGVCTAADRPDLPVAPPAEFGGPGDAWSPEDLLVASLNACTLATFLHYAERAKVDLIRYESAAEGVLEFTADGPAFTSFTVRPSVTVATGHLGAAREAMARAERCLVSASLAGEVRLEADIAEASV; from the coding sequence ATGGCGCAGAAGCGTTACGTCTACCGGACGATGGTCGCATGGGACCGCGGGGTGCGGGGAGTATGCACGGCAGCCGACCGGCCCGACCTGCCGGTCGCCCCGCCGGCCGAGTTCGGCGGGCCGGGCGACGCCTGGTCGCCGGAGGACCTGCTGGTCGCCTCGCTGAACGCGTGCACGCTGGCGACGTTCCTGCACTACGCGGAGCGTGCGAAGGTCGACCTGATCCGCTACGAGTCGGCGGCGGAGGGGGTCCTGGAGTTCACTGCGGACGGACCGGCCTTCACATCGTTCACCGTGCGGCCGTCCGTGACGGTGGCGACGGGGCATCTGGGCGCCGCCCGGGAGGCGATGGCACGCGCCGAGAGGTGTCTGGTCTCCGCCTCACTCGCCGGCGAGGTGCGCCTGGAGGCGGACATCGCCGAGGCGTCGGTCTGA
- a CDS encoding ferritin family protein: protein MRDELKRALELAQKLELDGAEYYGKLSEECSSAAARRMFESFASDERRHLRIVREVAEGVGVDLSKMPMPRDEIATIFTRAAAREEADVEATETEREAVRVALSMETKSFQMYRDAAGRAEDAATRELLERLAREENQHYEMLENTLEYLSENPKWFLWNEWALVVGDQSSLGIE, encoded by the coding sequence ATGCGTGACGAACTGAAAAGGGCGCTGGAACTGGCGCAGAAGCTCGAACTCGACGGAGCCGAGTACTACGGGAAGCTCTCGGAGGAATGCTCCTCTGCGGCCGCCCGTCGGATGTTCGAGTCCTTCGCCTCGGACGAACGACGCCATCTGCGCATCGTCCGCGAAGTGGCCGAGGGCGTCGGCGTGGACTTGTCGAAGATGCCCATGCCGCGCGACGAGATCGCCACGATCTTCACGCGCGCCGCCGCACGCGAGGAGGCCGACGTAGAGGCCACCGAGACCGAGCGGGAGGCCGTCCGCGTGGCCCTGTCGATGGAGACGAAGAGCTTCCAGATGTACCGGGATGCCGCCGGGCGCGCGGAGGACGCGGCCACGCGCGAGCTGCTCGAGCGCCTCGCCCGCGAGGAGAACCAGCACTACGAGATGCTGGAGAACACGCTGGAGTACCTGTCCGAGAACCCGAAGTGGTTCCTGTGGAACGAGTGGGCGCTGGTCGTCGGCGATCAGAGTTCGCTGGGGATCGAATAG
- a CDS encoding alpha-glucosidase/alpha-galactosidase: MADRTHTAREVRIACIGGGGRHWPREMMMELALRPEITGTIALYDINFPAASRNARWGREVFAHRDARTRFRVRAHRTLAAALRRADLVLISIQPGPMTMMVSDIEIPRKYGILHAVGDTAGPAGVVRGLRCVPLYMEYARAVMDECPNAWVMNFTNPLALCVAALYAAAPGIKAVGYCHEMQYRKRELAAILRERCGLEECRPEEIEVDASGVNHFLMARRISWRGMDLMPVLRELISRKGFFADRTEVARERKAGGRYFEADGLVAFDFLRRFGVLGIAGDRHLVEFVPWYISSEEELHRWGVVVTPTEYRLSSRPDDRRGEQAEHPERLRSAGPEYPQQMLALLGCGEMRAMANVPNRGQTPDWPLGAVVETHAVYRRDAVDPIAALRHSPIVSGWQQRAIEQHMTTLEAARTCDRDLALQAVAHDPLVRLSTDRVWSMLNEMLDATRAMLPGWNL; the protein is encoded by the coding sequence ATGGCTGATCGGACCCACACCGCGCGCGAGGTCCGCATCGCGTGCATCGGCGGGGGCGGGCGCCACTGGCCCCGCGAGATGATGATGGAGCTGGCGCTGCGGCCCGAGATCACCGGCACGATCGCGTTGTACGACATCAACTTCCCCGCCGCGAGCCGCAACGCGCGGTGGGGCCGCGAGGTGTTCGCGCACAGGGATGCCCGCACGCGGTTCCGCGTCCGCGCGCACCGCACCCTGGCCGCCGCGCTTCGCCGCGCCGACCTGGTGCTGATCTCCATCCAGCCGGGCCCGATGACCATGATGGTGTCGGACATCGAGATTCCGCGCAAGTATGGGATCCTCCACGCGGTGGGCGACACGGCCGGGCCGGCGGGCGTTGTCCGCGGCCTTCGGTGCGTGCCGCTGTACATGGAGTATGCGCGGGCGGTGATGGACGAATGCCCGAACGCCTGGGTGATGAACTTCACGAATCCGCTGGCGCTGTGCGTCGCGGCGCTCTACGCGGCCGCACCCGGCATCAAGGCCGTGGGCTACTGCCACGAGATGCAGTACAGGAAGCGTGAGCTGGCGGCGATCCTGCGCGAACGGTGCGGCCTGGAGGAGTGCCGGCCCGAGGAGATCGAGGTCGACGCCTCGGGCGTCAACCATTTCCTCATGGCCCGCCGGATCTCGTGGCGCGGGATGGACCTGATGCCGGTGCTTCGGGAACTCATCTCGCGCAAGGGGTTCTTCGCCGACCGGACGGAGGTGGCCCGGGAGCGGAAGGCCGGAGGGCGCTACTTCGAGGCGGACGGCCTGGTCGCGTTCGACTTCCTGCGCCGCTTCGGCGTCCTGGGCATCGCCGGCGACCGGCACCTGGTCGAGTTCGTGCCCTGGTACATCTCCAGCGAGGAGGAACTGCACCGCTGGGGCGTGGTGGTGACGCCGACGGAGTACCGCCTGTCCAGCCGTCCCGACGACCGCCGGGGCGAGCAGGCCGAGCATCCGGAGCGGCTCCGCAGTGCCGGGCCCGAGTATCCGCAGCAGATGCTGGCCCTGCTGGGCTGCGGCGAGATGCGGGCGATGGCGAACGTGCCCAACCGCGGGCAGACGCCCGACTGGCCGCTCGGGGCCGTGGTGGAGACGCACGCCGTCTACCGGCGCGACGCGGTCGACCCCATCGCGGCGCTTCGGCACTCGCCCATCGTGAGCGGCTGGCAGCAGCGCGCGATCGAGCAGCACATGACCACCCTGGAGGCCGCCCGGACCTGCGACCGGGACCTGGCCCTCCAGGCGGTGGCCCATGACCCCCTGGTGCGGCTGTCGACGGACCGGGTGTGGTCGATGCTCAACGAGATGCTGGACGCGACCCGTGCCATGCTCCCCGGGTGGAATCTCTGA
- the ccsA gene encoding cytochrome c biogenesis protein CcsA: MDPEGYWASRLAAAALVACTGAAAAWFAGRRPAGTWLFRAGFGLLLAAVAVRWTAVGHTPMKNLFEVFLCMATLCYPLSAFFERRLRVPGRGEDALMAALFLVPVAFVFDPAPLPLPPILRSRLFGPHILAYLAGYLVMLRAGVQSVRVLASGGTDARADEGAHRLARFGFPLLTLGLVLGSVWGQRAWGDYWNWDPKELWALAMWLVYVGYFQWRRLTGGARRRANAAFVLAGCGTIAATLLWANLARVFAGLHSYAS; the protein is encoded by the coding sequence ATGGACCCTGAGGGCTACTGGGCGAGCCGACTGGCCGCCGCCGCACTGGTGGCCTGCACAGGCGCTGCTGCGGCGTGGTTTGCGGGCCGGCGGCCGGCAGGCACCTGGCTGTTCCGGGCGGGGTTCGGTCTGCTGCTGGCGGCCGTGGCCGTGCGGTGGACGGCCGTGGGGCACACGCCGATGAAGAACCTCTTCGAGGTGTTCCTCTGCATGGCGACGCTCTGCTATCCGCTCTCGGCCTTCTTCGAGCGGCGGCTGAGGGTGCCGGGGCGGGGCGAGGACGCGCTGATGGCCGCGCTCTTCCTGGTGCCCGTGGCGTTCGTGTTCGACCCGGCGCCGCTGCCGCTGCCGCCCATACTCCGGAGCCGGCTGTTCGGGCCGCACATCCTGGCCTACCTGGCGGGCTATCTGGTGATGTTGCGCGCCGGGGTGCAGTCAGTGCGCGTGCTGGCATCCGGCGGCACGGATGCCCGGGCGGACGAGGGAGCACATCGCCTGGCCCGCTTCGGGTTCCCGCTGCTGACGCTCGGGCTGGTGCTGGGGTCCGTCTGGGGGCAGCGCGCCTGGGGCGACTACTGGAACTGGGACCCGAAGGAACTCTGGGCGCTGGCCATGTGGCTGGTCTACGTGGGCTACTTCCAGTGGCGTCGCCTGACGGGGGGCGCACGCCGCCGCGCGAACGCGGCATTCGTCCTGGCCGGCTGCGGCACCATCGCGGCCACGCTGCTGTGGGCGAACCTGGCACGCGTCTTCGCCGGGCTGCACAGCTACGCGTCCTGA
- a CDS encoding cytochrome c biogenesis protein ResB, giving the protein MDRRPVQAVELGGVASLAALCVVGAFLGPERARRLFNSWPMGAFWSAGALWLLGRAVVGRGVARRVALLGAAFILAGGLWGSASGRRLAERLLGWPAPVDGYLFLPRGRLCDDVFSHGFEHRIARLPFHLVCHTVRVDADPAGGAVREYAADVAVVSGGRDVCRASVAMNRPLRHGGYQFSLQGGGWERGDYVMLRAKSDRGLFAVYAGMLLLCTGVFLHFWLLPAPSGGGGGADGP; this is encoded by the coding sequence ATGGACCGAAGGCCGGTGCAGGCCGTGGAGCTGGGCGGGGTGGCGAGCCTCGCCGCCCTGTGCGTCGTGGGCGCGTTTCTGGGCCCGGAACGGGCGCGGAGGCTGTTCAACTCCTGGCCGATGGGGGCCTTCTGGAGCGCGGGCGCTCTGTGGCTGCTCGGGCGGGCCGTCGTCGGCAGGGGAGTGGCCCGGAGGGTGGCCCTGCTCGGGGCCGCGTTCATCCTGGCCGGAGGGCTCTGGGGCTCGGCCTCCGGGCGCCGGCTGGCGGAGCGCCTGCTGGGATGGCCTGCACCGGTGGACGGCTACCTGTTCCTGCCGCGCGGGCGGCTCTGCGACGATGTGTTCAGCCACGGATTCGAGCACAGGATCGCCCGCCTACCCTTCCATCTCGTGTGCCACACGGTCCGCGTGGACGCCGACCCGGCCGGCGGGGCCGTGCGGGAGTATGCCGCGGACGTGGCCGTCGTCAGCGGCGGGCGGGACGTCTGCCGGGCATCCGTCGCGATGAACCGGCCGCTGCGGCACGGCGGCTACCAGTTCAGCCTGCAGGGCGGAGGCTGGGAGCGCGGGGACTACGTGATGCTGAGGGCCAAGTCGGATCGCGGGCTGTTCGCCGTCTACGCGGGGATGCTGCTGCTGTGCACGGGCGTGTTCCTGCACTTCTGGCTCCTGCCGGCGCCGTCCGGCGGGGGAGGGGGCGCCGATGGACCCTGA
- a CDS encoding nucleoid-structuring protein H-NS, which produces MQHVKSEFARGSWLTYRPDIKILDCTVRDGGLINNHRFDDDFVRAVYRTCVDAGVDYMEMGYKGAKSIYPTDEFGPWKHCDEEDLRRIVGDNETDLKISVMADAERCDYEADILPKSESVIDAIRVACYIHQIPVALDMIRDAHEKGYEVVLQLMAVSVIAERELDQALQIVAETPVTTIYLVDSFGALYSEQVRDLVVTYMKAVEGKGKEIGIHAHNNQQLAYANTIEALIHGASRLDATLHGMGRGAGNCATELLLGFLKNPKFHLRPVLKCIQEHLLPLKEQMEWGPSIPYIITGQLNRHPRAAIAMRQGEDPDDYVRFYDQMTEEE; this is translated from the coding sequence ATGCAGCACGTGAAGAGCGAGTTCGCCAGGGGCTCCTGGCTCACCTACCGGCCGGACATCAAGATACTGGACTGCACCGTCCGCGACGGCGGTCTGATCAACAACCACCGTTTCGACGACGACTTCGTGCGGGCCGTCTACCGGACCTGCGTCGACGCCGGCGTGGACTACATGGAGATGGGCTACAAGGGCGCCAAGAGCATCTACCCGACCGACGAGTTCGGCCCCTGGAAGCACTGCGACGAGGAAGACCTGCGTCGCATCGTCGGCGACAACGAGACGGACCTGAAGATCTCCGTCATGGCCGATGCCGAACGCTGCGACTACGAGGCGGACATCCTGCCGAAGTCCGAGAGCGTCATCGACGCCATCCGCGTGGCCTGCTACATCCACCAGATCCCGGTTGCGCTGGACATGATCCGGGACGCACATGAGAAGGGCTACGAGGTCGTCCTTCAGCTCATGGCGGTCTCCGTGATTGCGGAACGCGAACTCGACCAGGCCCTGCAGATCGTCGCGGAGACGCCGGTGACGACCATCTACCTGGTCGACAGCTTCGGGGCGCTCTACTCGGAGCAGGTGCGCGACCTGGTCGTGACCTACATGAAGGCCGTGGAGGGCAAGGGCAAGGAGATCGGCATCCATGCGCACAACAACCAGCAGCTCGCCTACGCCAACACCATCGAGGCGCTGATCCACGGCGCGAGCCGGCTGGACGCGACGCTGCACGGCATGGGCCGCGGCGCCGGCAACTGCGCCACCGAGCTGCTGCTCGGGTTCCTGAAGAACCCGAAGTTCCACCTCCGCCCCGTGCTCAAGTGCATCCAGGAGCACCTGTTGCCGCTGAAGGAGCAGATGGAGTGGGGGCCGAGCATCCCGTACATCATCACGGGCCAGCTCAACCGCCACCCGCGCGCGGCCATCGCGATGCGACAGGGCGAGGACCCGGACGATTACGTTCGCTTCTACGACCAGATGACCGAGGAGGAGTAG
- a CDS encoding amidohydrolase family protein, whose amino-acid sequence MTKRPIIDAHHHVGDEAYADRLAAVCEKLGIVKVCLVATNVPDSPRDNNANTKRAFEKYPDLFVGFGGVNMWQDDGADQVQRLHDEGFRGLKFIIPPKPYHDPSYDPIYAKAQELGMIALFHLGIVARHVTRNLRTDNNLMRPVYLDTIARSFPELTIIGAHLGNPWYEEATMSCRWNPNLYFDLSGSTLKKKSPQFLKELLWWTPTTFYGDVEGRYAWEKIVFGSDVGPDYVKDVLHDYEQTMEAINLPPEMRHQVLYGTMARILGLEDA is encoded by the coding sequence ATGACCAAGCGCCCGATCATCGACGCCCACCATCACGTGGGCGACGAGGCCTACGCCGACCGCCTCGCCGCCGTGTGCGAGAAGCTCGGCATCGTCAAGGTCTGCCTGGTGGCGACCAACGTGCCCGATTCCCCCCGGGACAACAACGCCAACACGAAGCGCGCCTTCGAGAAGTACCCCGACCTGTTCGTGGGCTTCGGCGGCGTCAACATGTGGCAGGACGACGGCGCCGACCAGGTCCAGCGGCTCCACGACGAGGGCTTCCGCGGGCTGAAGTTCATCATCCCGCCGAAGCCCTACCACGACCCGTCCTACGATCCCATCTACGCGAAGGCGCAGGAACTGGGCATGATCGCCCTCTTCCACCTGGGCATCGTGGCCCGGCACGTCACGCGCAACCTGCGCACCGACAACAACCTGATGCGGCCGGTCTACCTGGACACGATCGCGCGGAGCTTCCCCGAGCTGACCATCATCGGCGCGCACCTGGGCAATCCGTGGTATGAAGAAGCCACCATGTCCTGCCGCTGGAACCCGAACCTCTACTTCGACCTGTCCGGCTCGACCTTGAAGAAGAAGTCGCCGCAGTTCCTCAAGGAACTCCTCTGGTGGACGCCGACGACCTTCTACGGCGACGTCGAGGGGCGCTACGCCTGGGAGAAGATCGTCTTCGGCAGCGACGTCGGCCCGGACTACGTCAAGGACGTGCTCCACGACTACGAGCAGACCATGGAAGCGATCAACCTGCCGCCCGAGATGCGCCACCAGGTGCTCTACGGAACCATGGCGCGCATCCTGGGCCTGGAGGACGCCTGA
- a CDS encoding YbhB/YbcL family Raf kinase inhibitor-like protein yields the protein MAPRQIVAAVLVVLVLLLAANHFRKRALERRRAEQPPAEGEFVLVCPSFGHGGAIPPEYTADGRNVSPPLVWDNVPDGTMTFALVVEDPDAPNRTFTHWMLCEIPGKLRELPEGVPSGETTAFGAQGVNDFRETAYGGPNPPHGQEHRYFFRLYALSTTLDMAGAYTKQQLRAAMAGSILAETALMGRYRPAAGR from the coding sequence ATGGCTCCCAGGCAGATCGTGGCGGCGGTCCTGGTCGTGCTCGTGCTCCTTCTGGCAGCCAACCACTTCCGCAAGCGCGCGCTCGAGCGCCGGCGGGCCGAACAGCCGCCCGCCGAGGGCGAGTTCGTGCTCGTCTGCCCCTCCTTCGGACACGGGGGTGCGATCCCGCCCGAGTACACGGCCGACGGACGGAACGTCTCGCCCCCGCTCGTGTGGGACAACGTGCCGGACGGCACCATGACGTTCGCGCTGGTCGTCGAGGACCCCGACGCCCCGAACCGCACGTTCACGCACTGGATGCTCTGCGAGATCCCCGGCAAGCTCCGGGAACTGCCCGAGGGCGTGCCGTCCGGGGAGACCACCGCGTTCGGCGCGCAGGGCGTCAACGACTTCCGCGAGACCGCCTACGGGGGGCCGAACCCGCCGCACGGGCAGGAGCACCGCTACTTCTTCCGGCTCTACGCCCTCAGCACCACGCTCGACATGGCCGGCGCCTACACGAAGCAGCAGCTCCGGGCCGCCATGGCGGGCAGCATCCTGGCCGAGACCGCCCTGATGGGACGTTACCGCCCTGCGGCCGGGCGCTGA
- a CDS encoding acyl-CoA thioesterase, with protein MAHAFAHHMIVRQEHLNQYGNLFGGVVLREIDELAFIACMRAYPGRNFVTRAVQNAEFTAPAHLGDMLEFRFHVGQTGRTSVRVHVEMVVHDGRGGPPVQSFDGTVVMVCVDSHGVPAPLHA; from the coding sequence ATGGCACATGCATTTGCGCACCACATGATCGTGCGGCAGGAGCACCTGAACCAGTACGGCAACCTGTTCGGCGGCGTCGTCCTGCGGGAGATCGACGAGCTGGCGTTCATCGCCTGCATGCGGGCCTACCCGGGCCGGAACTTCGTCACGCGCGCCGTGCAGAACGCCGAGTTCACGGCGCCGGCGCACCTGGGCGACATGCTGGAGTTCCGCTTCCACGTCGGCCAGACGGGCCGCACGAGCGTGCGAGTGCACGTGGAGATGGTCGTGCACGACGGCCGCGGCGGTCCGCCCGTGCAGTCGTTCGACGGCACCGTGGTCATGGTCTGCGTGGATTCCCACGGCGTCCCCGCCCCGCTGCACGCCTGA
- a CDS encoding sugar phosphate isomerase/epimerase translates to MKLGVYSLVTPDYRVDDAAGLVAETGHEGIEWTVDYKNAVWDGTSRWHIDTANLEESARAARAAAERHGLTVVSLGTAVSCFDLDGARTCMEVARIVGAPMLRVAGPRYDGKTPYQELFEKARAAYVEVEKAARAAGVKALLELHHGLICTNTSSALRLLEGRDPRWVGVILDPANMVREGIENWKMACEILGPYLAHVHTKNDRWVRREDGTWFCEHCGIDEGIVDWKEVIAALKSVGYDGWLNLEDLQGGWACKPVGITTREKLERGHRFLSALLQGE, encoded by the coding sequence ATGAAGCTCGGCGTCTATTCGCTCGTCACGCCGGATTACCGGGTGGACGATGCCGCCGGACTGGTGGCCGAGACCGGCCACGAAGGCATCGAGTGGACGGTGGACTACAAGAACGCCGTCTGGGACGGCACGAGCCGGTGGCACATCGACACGGCCAACCTGGAGGAGAGCGCACGCGCCGCGCGTGCGGCGGCCGAGCGCCATGGCCTGACCGTCGTATCTCTCGGCACGGCAGTGAGTTGCTTCGACCTGGACGGCGCGCGCACGTGCATGGAGGTCGCCCGAATCGTCGGTGCGCCGATGCTGAGGGTGGCCGGGCCGCGCTACGACGGCAAGACGCCCTATCAGGAGCTGTTCGAGAAGGCCCGGGCCGCCTACGTCGAGGTGGAGAAGGCCGCGCGGGCGGCCGGCGTCAAGGCCCTGCTCGAACTGCACCACGGCCTGATCTGCACGAACACGTCGTCCGCCCTCCGTCTGCTCGAGGGCCGGGACCCGCGCTGGGTCGGCGTCATCCTCGACCCCGCGAACATGGTCCGCGAGGGCATCGAGAACTGGAAGATGGCCTGCGAGATACTCGGCCCCTACCTGGCGCACGTGCACACGAAGAACGACCGTTGGGTGCGGCGCGAAGACGGCACGTGGTTCTGCGAGCACTGCGGCATCGACGAGGGGATCGTGGACTGGAAGGAGGTGATCGCCGCGCTCAAGAGCGTCGGCTACGACGGCTGGCTGAACCTGGAGGACCTCCAGGGCGGCTGGGCCTGCAAGCCCGTCGGCATCACCACGCGCGAGAAGCTGGAGCGCGGCCACCGGTTCCTGTCGGCCCTGCTGCAGGGGGAGTAG
- the recG gene encoding ATP-dependent DNA helicase RecG, translating into MGKEVGLGSDAAGALDRDVRYLRGVGPRRAEALARLDLHTVRDVVFHLPRGYEDRRHPRPIAGLRAGERAVVAGRIADVRFRYARSRRGGILEVDVEDATGLLALTWFNARQAWAARYPIGEPIRAYGTVNFYGGLQIVAPDCSVGPAQDASAERFDRILPLYPLTEGISQAAMRAIVRTALEAGAAGVVDTLPPALCRRKGLPDVRRALRDVHFPNAPAEAEAARRRLGYEELLLFQTALALRRARARQQAGVSFRVGPNVDRRIRRLFPFSFTGAQDRAISEVVADMRSPRPMNRLLQGDVGSGKTVVAVYALLAALADSRRGCQAALMAPTEILAEQHALTLQALLKSARVRTALLTGSASPAERRARLAAIARGEVDLVVGTHALIQGDVEFSNLALVVVDEQHRFGVRQRLEIRRKGPPPDVLIMTATPIPRTLALAYFADMDVSVIDEMPPGRSPVETVLCPPRDWDRAFEAARGELEQGRRVFVVYPLVEENRDLDLTSATEGYQRLRTEVFPEHPCCLLHGQMPPAHKQEVMEAFRTGGCRVMAATTVIEVGIDVPEASVMIVQHAERLGLAQLHQLRGRIGRGRFPGRCFLLADPTTEDAQARLGILTQTCDGFRIAEEDLRLRGPGQVFGTRQSGMPEFRCYDFSDPALLKEACDDAVRLVEADPDLRRPEHLRIRQTILSRYGEGLALADIG; encoded by the coding sequence GTGGGCAAGGAGGTCGGGCTCGGATCCGACGCGGCCGGAGCCCTGGACCGCGACGTGCGCTACCTGCGCGGCGTCGGCCCTCGCCGTGCGGAGGCGCTCGCCCGGCTGGACCTGCACACGGTCCGCGACGTGGTCTTCCACCTGCCGCGCGGCTACGAGGACCGCCGCCACCCGCGGCCGATCGCCGGACTCCGTGCGGGCGAACGCGCGGTGGTCGCCGGGCGCATCGCCGACGTCCGCTTCCGCTACGCACGCAGCCGTCGGGGCGGCATCCTGGAGGTGGACGTGGAGGACGCGACGGGCCTCCTCGCACTCACGTGGTTCAACGCGCGCCAGGCCTGGGCCGCCCGCTACCCCATCGGCGAGCCGATCCGCGCCTACGGCACCGTCAACTTCTACGGCGGCCTGCAGATCGTCGCTCCCGACTGCTCCGTCGGTCCCGCTCAGGACGCATCGGCGGAGAGGTTCGACCGCATCCTGCCGCTCTATCCGCTGACGGAGGGCATCTCGCAGGCGGCCATGCGTGCAATCGTGCGCACGGCGCTCGAGGCGGGCGCCGCCGGGGTCGTCGACACCCTCCCGCCGGCGCTCTGCCGGCGCAAGGGCCTGCCCGACGTGCGGCGGGCGCTGCGCGACGTGCACTTTCCGAACGCACCGGCCGAGGCCGAGGCGGCGCGGCGCCGGCTGGGCTACGAGGAACTGCTGCTCTTCCAGACGGCACTGGCGCTCCGGCGCGCACGCGCCCGGCAGCAGGCGGGCGTCTCATTCCGGGTCGGCCCGAACGTCGACAGGCGCATCCGCCGCTTGTTCCCGTTCTCCTTCACGGGGGCACAGGACCGCGCGATCTCGGAAGTCGTCGCCGACATGCGCAGCCCCCGCCCCATGAACCGCCTCCTCCAGGGCGACGTCGGCTCCGGCAAGACCGTGGTGGCCGTCTACGCCCTCCTGGCCGCCCTGGCGGACAGCCGCAGGGGCTGCCAGGCCGCCCTCATGGCCCCGACCGAGATCCTGGCCGAGCAGCACGCCCTGACGCTGCAGGCACTGCTGAAGTCCGCACGCGTGCGCACCGCCCTGCTGACCGGCAGCGCGTCCCCGGCCGAGCGGCGGGCGCGGCTGGCGGCGATCGCCCGTGGCGAGGTGGACCTGGTGGTGGGCACCCACGCGCTCATCCAGGGCGACGTGGAGTTCAGCAACCTGGCTCTGGTGGTGGTCGACGAGCAGCACCGCTTCGGCGTGCGGCAGCGACTGGAGATCCGCCGCAAGGGCCCGCCCCCCGACGTGCTCATCATGACCGCCACGCCGATCCCGCGCACCCTCGCGCTGGCCTACTTCGCCGACATGGACGTGAGCGTCATCGACGAGATGCCGCCGGGCCGCAGCCCCGTCGAGACGGTCCTGTGCCCGCCGAGGGACTGGGACCGCGCCTTTGAGGCCGCGCGCGGGGAACTCGAGCAGGGGCGGCGCGTGTTCGTCGTCTACCCGCTCGTGGAGGAGAACCGCGACCTGGACCTGACCAGCGCCACCGAAGGCTACCAACGGCTGCGCACCGAGGTCTTCCCCGAACACCCGTGCTGCCTGCTGCACGGGCAGATGCCGCCCGCGCACAAGCAGGAGGTGATGGAGGCATTCCGCACCGGCGGCTGCCGCGTGATGGCCGCCACGACGGTGATCGAGGTGGGCATCGACGTGCCGGAGGCGAGCGTGATGATCGTGCAGCACGCGGAACGGCTGGGCCTGGCGCAGCTCCACCAGCTCCGCGGCCGCATCGGGCGGGGGCGCTTCCCCGGCCGGTGCTTCCTGCTGGCCGATCCGACCACAGAGGACGCACAGGCGCGCCTGGGCATCCTGACGCAGACGTGCGACGGCTTCCGCATCGCCGAGGAGGATCTGCGCCTGCGGGGGCCGGGGCAGGTGTTCGGCACCCGCCAGAGCGGCATGCCCGAGTTCCGATGCTACGACTTCTCGGACCCAGCCCTCCTCAAGGAGGCGTGCGACGACGCCGTCCGCCTCGTGGAGGCCGACCCGGACCTGCGCCGGCCGGAGCACCTGCGGATCCGGCAGACCATCCTCTCCCGGTACGGCGAGGGTCTGGCCCTGGCGGACATCGGATAG
- a CDS encoding PEGA domain-containing protein, which translates to MRHSIVTAAFAVALLTAASGCVERKMYIRSEPAGAPVWIDESYVGMTPLDHSFAHYGLRRVRVGPVRDEDGRLTHEEQVVDWEVEPPWYETFPFDFFAEVLYPEVLLDQHTLPLVVLPNAPEPGHVPAVDPDAVIARGEAYRERALAGFVEELPEGQ; encoded by the coding sequence ATGAGACACTCGATCGTGACGGCCGCCTTCGCCGTCGCCCTGCTGACCGCCGCGTCGGGCTGCGTGGAGCGGAAGATGTACATCCGCTCCGAGCCCGCCGGGGCTCCCGTCTGGATCGACGAATCCTACGTCGGCATGACGCCTCTGGATCACTCCTTCGCCCACTATGGCCTGCGCCGCGTGCGCGTGGGGCCCGTGCGCGACGAGGACGGACGGCTCACGCACGAGGAGCAGGTGGTGGACTGGGAGGTGGAGCCGCCCTGGTATGAGACCTTCCCGTTCGACTTCTTCGCCGAGGTGCTCTATCCCGAGGTCCTCCTGGACCAGCACACGCTTCCCCTGGTCGTGCTGCCGAACGCGCCGGAACCGGGCCATGTCCCGGCAGTCGATCCGGACGCCGTGATCGCCCGGGGGGAGGCGTACCGCGAGAGGGCGCTTGCGGGGTTCGTGGAGGAGTTGCCGGAAGGGCAGTAG